The Budorcas taxicolor isolate Tak-1 chromosome 2, Takin1.1, whole genome shotgun sequence genome window below encodes:
- the FAM229A gene encoding protein FAM229A, with the protein MQPFPSTPGPGRAADTCPAPPGPERPPAARARAAASSLGPASASGRAPRGLDMSAQEPPQGRRFPIEAGDSPGLAAAPESQDSPEPVATEHNPVRPLRRCPGCHCLTLLHVPIDVYLAMGGSPRARAT; encoded by the exons ATGCAGCCCTTCCCCTCGACGCCTGGGCCGGGACGCGCCGCAGACACCTGCCCGGCTCCGCCTGGACCGGAGCGTCCTCCCGCGGCCAGGGCTCGGGCAGCTGCTTCCAGCCTGGGACCGGCCTCGGCCTCCGGCAG AGCGCCCCGGGGCCTGGACATGAGTGCCCAGGAGCCCCCGCAGGGTCGGAGATTCCCCATTGAGGCCGGAGACTCCCCTGGCCTTGCCGCCGCCCCCGAGTCCCAGGACAGCCCGGAGCCGGTAGCTACGGAGCACAACCCGGTCAG GCCGCTTCGACGCTGCCCCGGCTGCCACTGCCTGACGCTGCTGCACGTGCCCATCGACGTCTACCTGGCCATGGGCGGGAGCCCCCGGGCCCGCGCCACCTGA